A window from Enterocloster bolteae encodes these proteins:
- a CDS encoding helix-turn-helix domain-containing protein yields the protein MEKAKILERLIKEQGYSLKSFSAKCAIPYTTLYGIMKNGVGKATVDNVMAICHGLGITMDDLEKMANDKKTTKPEPTYADVERLVARNGKQMSVEQKMRLIKLLSEINNED from the coding sequence ATGGAAAAAGCTAAAATTTTAGAACGTTTAATCAAGGAACAAGGCTATAGCCTTAAATCATTTTCGGCAAAGTGTGCTATCCCATATACCACACTATATGGGATAATGAAAAATGGTGTTGGTAAAGCAACGGTTGATAATGTAATGGCTATATGTCATGGACTTGGCATCACCATGGATGATTTAGAGAAAATGGCTAATGACAAAAAAACAACAAAGCCAGAACCCACTTATGCGGATGTGGAACGCCTTGTGGCAAGAAATGGTAAGCAGATGTCTGTTGAACAGAAAATGCGTCTAATCAAACTACTGTCTGAAATAAATAATGAGGACTGA
- a CDS encoding Lar family restriction alleviation protein, which yields MEKVKPCPFCGNEFPTITKCYGNIYRVVCPQCQTYFGCDCTAGHDESKEKTIERWNNRVS from the coding sequence ATGGAAAAAGTGAAGCCGTGTCCATTCTGCGGAAATGAGTTCCCAACAATAACAAAATGCTACGGGAACATATACAGAGTAGTTTGTCCACAGTGTCAAACTTACTTTGGATGTGACTGCACCGCGGGGCATGATGAAAGTAAAGAGAAAACAATTGAACGGTGGAATAATCGTGTAAGTTAA
- a CDS encoding DNA polymerase, with translation MTMNVDIETYSSIDIREAGVYAYASAPDFEILLIGYRYDGQDVKVIDLTDPLADPERDFPDFWEGLYSPDVIKTAYNANFERTCLASWLGRPMPPEQWRCTAVHAATLGLPGTLGGVGEALGLPEDKQKDKIGKSLIQYFCKPCKPTKTNGMRSRNLPEHAPDKWQLFIEYNRQDVVAEATIREKLQIYPVARQEQELWNLDQHINDHGVRLDMDLADKIIQYDGIYQERLKQEARKLTGLNNPNSLPQLKMWFFMTYGLDVPSITKDSIPVIEAQLKELKTTHDVLPGLRMLQIRKELGKTSVKKYQAMRHAVCPDGYLRGILQFYGANRTGRWAGRIVQVHNLPQNKIPDLDLARDLVKQEDFDTLELLFEGIPFVFSQLIRTAFIPSEGYRFVVSDFSAIEARVIAWLADEKWRLNVFRTHGKIYEASAAQMFHVPIENIKKGSRLRQQGKVAELALGYGGGFGAMKAMDKAGTIPDDEIPMIIANWRKASPNICKLWRNAEAAARAAIEERRTIKLKHGLSFSYINRILFIGLPSGRKLAYYDTRIEDDEKGKSVITYAGVDQETKKWGRLKTWGGKLVENIVQATARDCLAVTMERVSGAGYQIVMHVHDEIIVDVPETDIDALEKITAIMAQPVPWAQELPLRGDGYETPFYKKD, from the coding sequence ATGACAATGAATGTGGACATAGAAACCTATTCCAGCATTGATATTAGGGAGGCAGGGGTGTATGCATATGCATCCGCCCCTGACTTCGAGATACTATTGATAGGATACCGGTATGACGGGCAGGACGTGAAGGTGATTGACCTGACGGACCCGTTGGCGGACCCGGAACGGGATTTCCCAGACTTTTGGGAAGGCCTGTACAGTCCGGATGTAATCAAGACGGCATATAATGCCAACTTTGAAAGGACCTGCCTTGCCTCCTGGCTGGGCAGGCCGATGCCCCCGGAGCAGTGGCGGTGCACGGCAGTACATGCGGCTACCCTGGGCCTTCCAGGGACACTGGGAGGGGTGGGAGAAGCCCTGGGGCTTCCGGAGGATAAGCAGAAGGATAAGATAGGTAAAAGCCTGATACAGTACTTCTGTAAGCCCTGTAAGCCGACCAAGACCAATGGAATGCGTAGCAGAAACCTCCCGGAACACGCCCCGGATAAATGGCAGTTGTTTATTGAGTACAACAGGCAGGATGTAGTCGCCGAGGCAACCATCCGCGAAAAGCTGCAGATATACCCAGTCGCCAGGCAGGAGCAGGAATTGTGGAACCTGGACCAGCACATCAATGACCATGGTGTACGTCTGGATATGGATCTGGCAGATAAGATAATCCAGTATGACGGGATTTACCAGGAGCGACTCAAGCAGGAGGCAAGGAAACTCACGGGACTTAATAATCCGAACAGTTTGCCCCAATTGAAGATGTGGTTTTTTATGACATACGGGCTTGATGTTCCCAGTATCACCAAGGACAGCATACCAGTGATTGAGGCACAGCTGAAGGAATTGAAAACCACACATGATGTCCTTCCAGGACTGAGGATGCTGCAAATACGGAAGGAACTGGGAAAGACATCTGTTAAGAAATACCAGGCCATGAGGCATGCAGTCTGCCCAGATGGATACCTGAGGGGAATCCTGCAGTTCTATGGAGCCAATCGGACCGGGCGTTGGGCCGGGCGCATCGTGCAGGTACACAACTTGCCTCAGAACAAAATACCTGATCTGGACCTGGCAAGGGACCTTGTGAAGCAGGAGGACTTTGACACCCTGGAACTGCTGTTTGAAGGGATACCGTTTGTGTTCTCACAGCTTATACGAACTGCCTTTATCCCGTCAGAAGGATACCGGTTCGTGGTCAGCGACTTTTCTGCCATTGAGGCCAGGGTGATTGCATGGCTGGCAGATGAGAAGTGGCGCCTGAATGTGTTCAGGACCCACGGAAAGATATACGAGGCCTCCGCTGCCCAGATGTTCCATGTGCCGATTGAGAACATCAAGAAGGGAAGCCGGCTGAGGCAGCAGGGAAAGGTGGCTGAGCTTGCCCTGGGGTATGGCGGGGGCTTTGGTGCCATGAAAGCCATGGATAAGGCGGGCACCATTCCAGATGACGAGATACCCATGATTATAGCAAACTGGCGTAAGGCCAGCCCGAACATATGCAAGTTATGGCGGAATGCGGAGGCAGCCGCCCGTGCAGCCATAGAAGAACGGAGGACCATAAAACTGAAACACGGCCTGAGTTTTTCCTATATTAACAGGATACTATTCATTGGACTGCCATCCGGAAGGAAACTGGCATATTATGACACCCGGATAGAGGATGACGAGAAAGGAAAGAGCGTCATAACATACGCAGGTGTGGACCAGGAAACAAAGAAATGGGGACGCCTTAAGACCTGGGGCGGAAAGCTTGTGGAGAATATCGTACAGGCCACGGCAAGAGACTGCCTGGCAGTGACCATGGAACGTGTTTCTGGTGCAGGATATCAGATTGTTATGCATGTACATGATGAAATTATCGTGGATGTGCCGGAAACGGACATAGATGCCCTGGAGAAGATAACAGCCATCATGGCACAGCCAGTACCATGGGCGCAGGAGCTGCCCTTGCGCGGGGATGGTTATGAAACCCCATTTTATAAGAAGGATTAA
- a CDS encoding DUF2815 family protein gives MSEERKVTKVTTGTVRFSYLHVFEPWAAQEGQEKRYSVCLLIPKSDKKTLSKIKEAIEAAKKEGAANKFKGKTAGLKLPLRDGDEERADDYPEYTGMYFMNANSNRKPILLDQDNNEILDQTEMYSGCWGQASINFFPFNSNGNKGIAVGLNALKKKRDDEPLGGTITVDSAISDFEDSDDGFDDDLLG, from the coding sequence ATGAGTGAAGAAAGAAAAGTAACTAAGGTAACCACAGGAACCGTGAGATTTTCATACTTACATGTATTTGAACCATGGGCGGCCCAGGAAGGGCAGGAGAAGCGTTACTCCGTCTGCCTGCTGATTCCCAAGTCTGATAAAAAGACATTGAGTAAGATTAAGGAAGCCATTGAGGCGGCCAAGAAGGAAGGCGCCGCCAACAAGTTCAAGGGTAAGACCGCCGGTCTTAAGCTCCCGCTGCGTGACGGTGACGAGGAACGTGCGGATGATTACCCGGAATACACAGGGATGTATTTCATGAATGCGAACAGCAACCGTAAGCCCATCCTTCTGGACCAGGACAACAATGAGATACTTGACCAGACCGAGATGTACAGCGGCTGCTGGGGACAGGCCTCTATCAATTTCTTTCCCTTCAACAGCAATGGTAACAAGGGTATCGCCGTAGGTTTGAACGCCCTTAAGAAGAAAAGGGACGATGAGCCGCTTGGAGGGACCATCACGGTGGATTCCGCAATCAGTGACTTTGAGGACAGCGACGACGGATTTGATGATGACCTGTTAGGATGA
- a CDS encoding DNA-methyltransferase: MELFLGDCLDILPGIQDKSIDMIFTDLPYGTTRNGWDCVIDLKRLWEHYSRIIKNNGCIALWAQSPFDKVLACSNLKMYRYEWIIEKTKGTGHLNAAKMPMKCHENVLIFYKHLPTYNPQITTGHSPVHSYTKHVSDGSNYGKTRTGISGGGSTERYPRDVLRFKWDTQRERLHPTQKPLEACKYFIRTYTNSGDTVLDSCMGSNTTGVACQELGRKYIGIEKDTVNYRIALDRVD; encoded by the coding sequence ATGGAATTATTTTTAGGAGATTGCCTGGACATTCTTCCGGGTATACAAGATAAATCCATAGATATGATTTTTACAGATTTACCCTATGGGACAACCCGCAATGGCTGGGATTGCGTGATTGACCTTAAACGGTTGTGGGAGCATTACAGCCGGATTATTAAAAACAATGGGTGTATAGCTCTTTGGGCACAGTCCCCATTTGATAAAGTGCTCGCCTGCAGTAATCTGAAAATGTACAGGTATGAATGGATTATTGAAAAAACAAAGGGTACTGGACATCTGAATGCCGCTAAAATGCCGATGAAGTGCCATGAAAATGTACTGATATTTTATAAGCATCTGCCTACTTATAATCCGCAGATAACAACCGGACATAGTCCAGTACACAGCTATACCAAGCATGTAAGCGATGGCAGCAATTATGGTAAGACACGAACTGGCATATCAGGAGGAGGGAGCACAGAGCGTTATCCTCGCGATGTTTTACGGTTTAAATGGGATACACAGCGTGAGAGGCTGCATCCGACCCAAAAACCATTAGAGGCATGTAAGTATTTTATCCGTACATACACCAATTCTGGGGATACGGTTTTAGATAGCTGCATGGGGAGCAATACAACAGGTGTGGCCTGCCAGGAGCTGGGCCGGAAGTACATAGGGATAGAAAAAGATACTGTAAACTATCGCATTGCCCTTGATAGGGTAGATTAG
- a CDS encoding phage protein codes for MTVRDAIEGFEIDNALLTGKEDGTVERNIMAIEALESMDNYRWIPVEERLPETSGVMREDEKLLILLPDGMRTVSFYISTSSGRKIFFDGWDTYNPVAWMPLPDNQN; via the coding sequence ATGACGGTCAGAGATGCAATTGAAGGATTTGAGATAGATAATGCGCTTTTGACAGGAAAAGAAGATGGAACTGTAGAGCGTAATATCATGGCAATAGAAGCGCTTGAGTCAATGGATAACTATAGATGGATACCAGTGGAAGAACGGCTACCAGAAACCAGTGGAGTCATGCGGGAAGATGAAAAACTCTTGATTTTATTGCCTGATGGTATGAGGACGGTATCGTTTTATATCAGTACATCATCAGGACGGAAAATATTTTTTGATGGATGGGATACTTATAATCCGGTTGCCTGGATGCCATTACCAGATAATCAAAACTGA
- a CDS encoding helix-turn-helix domain-containing protein: MVEPYKPLYTVEETATVLMTNTDTVYSLIRKGSLRALKLGRIKIRGSDLEQFIEDYPVFQGEGQT, encoded by the coding sequence ATGGTAGAACCATACAAACCGTTGTACACGGTGGAGGAAACAGCAACCGTACTTATGACGAACACGGATACCGTGTATAGCCTGATTAGGAAAGGGAGCCTGCGAGCATTAAAACTGGGGAGGATAAAGATTCGAGGAAGCGATTTGGAGCAATTCATTGAAGATTACCCAGTATTCCAAGGGGAGGGACAAACATAA
- a CDS encoding YdbC family protein: protein MPDLKYNIIQTLAVLPAVGKWHKELNLIEWGDRKAKYDIRGWNKDRSEMTKGITLSKEEMEYLKESIGGIEI, encoded by the coding sequence ATGCCAGATTTGAAATACAACATCATCCAGACTCTGGCTGTGCTTCCTGCGGTCGGGAAATGGCACAAGGAGCTGAACCTGATTGAGTGGGGAGACCGGAAAGCCAAGTACGACATCCGGGGATGGAATAAGGACCGGTCAGAGATGACAAAAGGAATCACACTGTCAAAAGAAGAGATGGAATACCTAAAAGAAAGTATAGGAGGAATTGAGATATGA
- the terS gene encoding phage terminase small subunit — MPRPRSPNRDKALQLWLDSGRKRQLKDIAAELQVSEEQIRKWKNQDKWDKVTLPNAKGNVTNHKGAPAGNQNAVGHGAPKQNKNAEKYGFFSKYLPEETVSIIQEMPTDPLDILWDQVQIAYAAIIRAQSIMYVRDQKDVTITKIGHKDGETVTEERWEVQQAWDKQGNFLQAQARAQKTLEGLIKQYDELLHKNWELASEEQKARIAQLRAQTDKLTGNNQELEDMEEIEGDIYGSGK; from the coding sequence ATGCCAAGACCCAGGAGCCCTAACAGGGACAAAGCGCTGCAGCTATGGCTGGACAGTGGGCGGAAACGCCAGTTGAAAGACATAGCTGCCGAGCTGCAGGTATCAGAAGAACAGATTCGTAAATGGAAAAATCAAGACAAGTGGGATAAAGTAACGTTACCAAATGCGAAAGGTAACGTTACTAATCATAAAGGAGCTCCTGCGGGTAATCAAAATGCTGTTGGCCATGGGGCTCCAAAACAGAATAAGAACGCAGAAAAATACGGTTTCTTTAGCAAGTACTTGCCTGAGGAGACCGTTTCCATTATCCAGGAGATGCCCACGGACCCGCTGGACATCCTATGGGACCAGGTGCAGATAGCCTATGCCGCCATTATCCGGGCGCAGTCCATCATGTATGTGAGGGACCAGAAGGATGTAACCATCACTAAGATAGGCCATAAGGATGGGGAGACGGTCACAGAGGAGCGCTGGGAGGTACAGCAGGCCTGGGACAAGCAGGGAAATTTCCTGCAGGCGCAGGCCAGAGCCCAGAAAACGCTGGAGGGTCTTATCAAACAGTATGATGAGCTCCTGCATAAAAACTGGGAGCTGGCCAGTGAGGAGCAGAAGGCGCGGATTGCACAGCTCCGGGCGCAGACGGATAAGCTAACCGGGAACAACCAGGAGCTGGAGGACATGGAGGAGATAGAGGGGGATATCTATGGCAGCGGTAAATAG
- a CDS encoding DUF2800 domain-containing protein, with protein sequence MPDTHARLSASSAKRWMSCPPSVRLEEQFPDSGSEYAAEGTLAHSLAETILRYNNSEISKKAFSTRFNKIKADPMYNREMQDYIEDYTQRVWEIANEVKAACPDARVLFEQRLDVSEYVPDGFGTGDVVIVADDMVNIIDLKYGKGVGVSAKDNPQLRLYGLGAYLEHSMLYDIRRIQMTIIQPRLENISVEELTAEELLDWAEREVRPKAAQAYAGEGEFKVGDHCRFCKARVTCRVRAEYNLELTKLDFVDPALLTDEEIGEVLRRADELDHWVKDVTGFALAEALKGTKYEGWKLVEGTSRRRYTDQDAIAMRLTTEGWEEDEIYKPQELIGITEMTKLIGKKKFEELLSGLVIKPEGKPTLAPESDKRPELNRVAEAKQDFDNKMDE encoded by the coding sequence ATGCCGGATACACATGCAAGGCTGAGTGCAAGCAGTGCTAAGCGGTGGATGTCCTGCCCTCCCTCCGTAAGATTGGAAGAGCAGTTCCCTGATAGCGGCAGCGAGTACGCTGCAGAAGGAACCCTGGCCCACAGTCTGGCAGAGACTATTCTTCGCTATAACAATAGTGAAATCAGCAAGAAGGCATTTTCTACCCGGTTTAATAAAATCAAGGCCGACCCGATGTACAACAGGGAGATGCAGGATTACATAGAAGACTACACCCAGCGTGTCTGGGAGATTGCCAATGAGGTGAAAGCCGCCTGCCCGGATGCCCGGGTACTGTTCGAGCAGCGTCTGGATGTCTCTGAGTATGTCCCGGATGGGTTTGGGACGGGGGATGTTGTAATTGTAGCGGATGATATGGTCAACATCATTGACCTGAAATATGGCAAGGGTGTGGGGGTATCTGCAAAGGACAACCCGCAGCTCAGGCTATATGGCCTTGGTGCTTACCTGGAACATTCCATGCTGTATGACATCCGCAGGATACAGATGACCATTATCCAGCCTCGCCTGGAAAACATCTCCGTGGAGGAGCTGACAGCGGAGGAGCTGTTAGACTGGGCGGAACGAGAGGTACGGCCGAAGGCGGCGCAGGCTTATGCCGGGGAAGGGGAGTTCAAGGTAGGAGACCACTGCCGGTTCTGCAAGGCCAGAGTCACCTGCAGGGTCCGTGCAGAGTATAACCTGGAACTGACGAAGCTGGATTTCGTTGACCCGGCTCTCCTCACTGACGAGGAAATAGGAGAAGTACTCAGGAGGGCTGACGAGCTTGACCACTGGGTGAAGGACGTCACAGGATTTGCCCTGGCAGAAGCCCTTAAGGGAACGAAATATGAAGGCTGGAAGCTGGTGGAAGGCACCAGCCGCCGGAGGTATACCGACCAGGATGCAATTGCTATGCGTCTGACAACAGAGGGCTGGGAAGAGGACGAAATTTACAAGCCGCAGGAGCTTATAGGCATTACGGAGATGACAAAACTGATTGGAAAGAAGAAATTCGAGGAGCTGCTGTCCGGCCTGGTCATTAAGCCGGAAGGGAAACCGACCCTCGCACCGGAATCGGACAAACGACCGGAACTGAATAGAGTAGCCGAAGCAAAGCAGGACTTTGACAATAAAATGGACGAATAA
- a CDS encoding virulence-associated E family protein: protein MQVSSIADYRMAVKHDGTITLATGRSRMEKNWKNKSYSWSQLLKHLETPVRTHETLAEYMKMPKDEQDRIKDVGGFVGGALKGGRRKADTVDSRQLITLDADYAPAGLMEDIALLAYYAYAMYTTHKHSPEKPRLRFVIPMDRPVTADEYEAIARKLAEEIGIDYFDDTTYQPSRLMYWPSAAADGEYLFHYEDLPWLSADNILRRYPDWTDTSYWPESSRAKESRVKQAKKQGDPTEKAGLIGAFCRTYDVEDAIAAFLPEVYVKCDLPERYTYAEGSTASGLVIYEDGRFAYSNHSTDPACGKLCNAFDLVRIHKYGIQDEDAAPGTPTTKLPSYKAMMELVQRDKETTLTVARERAELAREDFADTCDTEEDDSWKGRLSKDKKGLEPSLNNLLLIMRYDQGLKGIRFNQMADNLEIKGPVPWKSQSRFWRDADDAQLEAYLSMTYTEFPKAKILTAITKAADDRSYHPVREYLDGLPEWDGIPRVDTLLIDYLGADDTEYVRSVTRKTLCAAVHRVKYPGCKFDTVLVLCGPQGIGKSTLISRLGGQWFSDSLNLADTRDKTAAEKLQGYWIIEIGEMAGIGSAGVKTLRGFITTQDDRYRASYGRRVSSHPRQCILIGTTNSEEGYLNDVEGGRRFWPVRVPCIGAKRVWDMTQEEVSQIWAEVLYHVAQGEKLILSGGAADEAVKQQKEAMITDPREEKVRMYLDTLLPEDWYNRDLDKRRDFLYGTECPEPEAVLRRDFVSCQEIWCECFGNSLKNMEPKDTYTIKKILARLPNWENSNERKYIGGEYGRQRGYKRVF from the coding sequence ATGCAAGTCTCCAGCATTGCGGATTACAGGATGGCAGTTAAGCACGACGGGACAATCACCCTGGCAACAGGGCGGAGCCGCATGGAAAAGAACTGGAAGAATAAGAGCTATTCCTGGTCCCAGCTATTGAAACATCTGGAAACACCCGTCAGGACCCATGAGACACTGGCGGAGTACATGAAGATGCCAAAGGATGAACAGGACCGTATCAAGGACGTGGGTGGGTTTGTTGGAGGGGCTCTGAAAGGCGGGAGACGTAAGGCAGATACGGTAGATAGTCGGCAGTTGATTACATTGGATGCAGATTACGCCCCAGCGGGCCTCATGGAGGATATAGCACTTTTAGCTTATTATGCCTATGCCATGTACACTACTCATAAGCACAGTCCGGAAAAACCGCGTCTGAGGTTCGTGATACCAATGGACCGTCCGGTCACAGCGGATGAATACGAGGCCATAGCCAGGAAACTGGCTGAAGAGATAGGAATTGATTATTTCGATGATACAACATACCAGCCTTCCCGGCTGATGTACTGGCCATCCGCGGCGGCAGATGGGGAATATTTGTTCCATTATGAGGACCTGCCATGGTTGTCTGCAGATAACATCCTGAGACGTTACCCTGACTGGACGGATACCAGTTACTGGCCAGAGAGCAGCCGGGCAAAGGAATCCAGGGTTAAACAAGCTAAGAAGCAGGGTGACCCAACGGAAAAGGCGGGACTGATTGGTGCATTCTGCCGAACTTATGACGTGGAGGATGCCATTGCAGCCTTTCTGCCGGAGGTATACGTCAAATGTGACCTGCCGGAAAGATATACCTATGCTGAGGGCTCCACAGCCTCTGGGCTTGTTATATACGAGGACGGAAGGTTTGCATATAGTAACCATTCAACCGACCCGGCCTGTGGGAAGCTCTGTAATGCGTTTGACCTGGTTCGTATCCATAAGTACGGAATACAGGATGAAGATGCGGCGCCGGGGACTCCTACGACGAAACTGCCATCCTACAAGGCAATGATGGAACTGGTGCAAAGGGATAAGGAGACAACCCTGACAGTCGCCAGGGAACGTGCGGAGCTGGCCAGGGAGGACTTCGCTGACACATGCGATACGGAAGAGGATGATTCCTGGAAAGGCAGGCTGTCAAAGGATAAGAAAGGCCTGGAGCCCAGCTTAAACAACCTTCTGCTTATCATGAGATATGACCAGGGCCTAAAAGGCATCCGGTTCAATCAGATGGCGGATAACTTAGAGATCAAGGGGCCTGTGCCCTGGAAGAGCCAGTCCCGTTTCTGGCGGGATGCAGATGACGCACAATTGGAAGCATATTTAAGCATGACTTACACGGAATTTCCAAAAGCAAAAATACTGACAGCAATCACAAAGGCAGCCGATGACCGGAGTTACCACCCTGTAAGAGAGTATCTGGACGGCCTTCCTGAGTGGGATGGCATACCGCGTGTGGACACGCTTCTGATTGATTACCTTGGCGCGGATGATACGGAGTACGTGCGGTCTGTCACCAGAAAGACCCTGTGTGCGGCGGTGCACCGGGTGAAATATCCCGGGTGTAAATTTGATACGGTGCTGGTACTCTGCGGGCCGCAGGGAATCGGAAAAAGCACACTGATATCCCGTCTGGGAGGACAGTGGTTCTCTGATTCCCTCAACTTGGCCGATACCAGGGATAAGACAGCAGCAGAAAAGCTGCAGGGATACTGGATTATAGAAATAGGCGAGATGGCCGGGATTGGAAGCGCAGGAGTGAAAACCTTAAGAGGATTCATAACCACGCAGGATGACCGTTACAGGGCCTCCTATGGGCGGCGTGTGAGTTCCCATCCGCGGCAGTGCATTCTGATTGGAACTACCAACTCAGAGGAAGGTTACCTGAATGACGTGGAAGGCGGCAGGAGGTTTTGGCCCGTGAGGGTGCCCTGCATCGGCGCGAAGCGTGTCTGGGATATGACACAGGAGGAAGTAAGCCAGATATGGGCGGAGGTGCTGTATCATGTGGCGCAGGGTGAGAAGCTGATACTGTCGGGCGGCGCTGCGGATGAAGCGGTGAAACAGCAGAAAGAAGCCATGATAACGGATCCGCGTGAGGAGAAGGTACGGATGTATCTTGATACGTTGTTACCAGAAGATTGGTACAATCGGGACCTGGATAAACGCCGGGACTTCCTATATGGGACCGAGTGCCCGGAACCGGAGGCGGTCCTGCGAAGGGACTTCGTAAGTTGTCAGGAGATATGGTGCGAGTGCTTCGGGAACAGTCTTAAGAATATGGAGCCGAAGGATACCTATACAATCAAAAAGATTTTAGCTAGGTTACCGAATTGGGAAAACAGTAATGAACGGAAATATATCGGAGGAGAATATGGTCGCCAAAGGGGGTATAAAAGAGTTTTTTAG
- a CDS encoding SNF2-related protein, which translates to MHYEPHDYQKYATEKIIELPACALFMEMGLGKTVSTLTAIDELIYDRFEVEKVLVIAPYRVADDTWTTETEKWDHLKHLRVSKVLGTSGERIAALEADADIYVINRENVTWLVNLTGKEWPFEMIVVDELSSFKSNSAKRFKSLRIVRPLARRFVGLTGTPAPNGLLDLWPQVYLIDRGERLGKTYTGYKDRYFLPDRRNGFVVYSWTPKEGAKEAIEQKLSDICISMKADDYLNLPAQIVNDVYVSMDRHEMRKYRELEKEKLLELDGKEITALSAAAVWGKLLQLANGAAYDGEGNVIPLHDRKLDALAEILEASGGHPVLVFYNFRHDYDRLMGRFKGYNPRTLKSQQDIRDWNEGRIPLLLAQPASMGHGLNIQAGGHIIVWFGLNPSLELYLQANARLHRQGQTEAVIIHRLITKGTVDEDVVKKLWVKDETQDGLMESLKARIRRIKDGN; encoded by the coding sequence ATGCATTACGAACCGCATGATTACCAAAAGTATGCAACTGAGAAGATCATAGAGCTTCCAGCCTGCGCCCTTTTTATGGAGATGGGTTTAGGCAAGACAGTAAGTACTCTTACGGCCATTGACGAACTCATATACGACCGTTTTGAGGTTGAGAAGGTTCTGGTGATTGCGCCCTACCGGGTTGCAGATGACACCTGGACTACTGAAACAGAAAAATGGGACCACCTGAAGCACCTAAGGGTGTCAAAGGTCCTTGGAACATCCGGTGAAAGAATAGCAGCACTGGAAGCAGATGCGGACATTTATGTCATAAACCGTGAAAATGTAACTTGGTTAGTGAACCTTACGGGGAAAGAATGGCCGTTCGAGATGATTGTGGTGGATGAGCTGTCATCGTTTAAGTCCAACAGTGCGAAGCGGTTCAAGAGCCTGCGTATAGTACGTCCCCTGGCAAGACGGTTTGTGGGGCTGACAGGGACACCGGCGCCCAACGGCCTGCTGGACCTGTGGCCCCAGGTGTACCTGATTGACCGGGGGGAGCGGCTGGGAAAGACATACACCGGATATAAAGACCGGTATTTTCTTCCGGACAGGAGGAACGGGTTCGTGGTATATTCCTGGACACCAAAGGAGGGTGCTAAGGAGGCCATAGAGCAGAAACTGTCTGACATCTGCATATCCATGAAGGCTGATGATTACTTAAACCTGCCGGCACAGATTGTCAATGACGTATACGTAAGCATGGACAGGCATGAGATGCGGAAGTACAGGGAGCTGGAAAAAGAGAAGCTTCTGGAGCTTGATGGTAAGGAAATCACAGCCCTATCCGCGGCGGCTGTATGGGGGAAACTTTTGCAGCTGGCCAATGGGGCAGCCTATGACGGTGAAGGGAATGTCATCCCCCTTCATGACAGAAAACTGGATGCACTTGCGGAAATCTTGGAAGCATCCGGAGGTCATCCGGTCCTGGTGTTCTACAACTTCCGCCATGATTATGACCGGTTGATGGGAAGGTTCAAGGGCTACAATCCCAGGACCCTTAAATCACAACAGGATATCCGCGACTGGAACGAAGGAAGGATTCCGTTGCTTCTGGCCCAGCCGGCCAGCATGGGGCATGGGCTGAACATACAGGCAGGTGGACATATCATCGTATGGTTTGGATTGAACCCCAGCCTGGAGCTGTACCTGCAGGCCAATGCCAGGCTGCATCGTCAGGGGCAGACGGAAGCGGTCATCATACACCGCTTGATAACGAAGGGCACGGTGGACGAGGATGTGGTAAAGAAGCTGTGGGTAAAGGACGAGACCCAGGATGGCCTTATGGAGTCCCTTAAGGCGAGGATAAGGAGAATAAAGGATGGTAATTAG